Proteins co-encoded in one Pseudomonas beijingensis genomic window:
- a CDS encoding efflux RND transporter periplasmic adaptor subunit, with product MRTSVRVAVTLCMVAVAIFAGFHLWQYYMLTPWTRDARIRADVVVIAPDVSGWVRELKAVDNQQVKAGDLLLSIDRERFEAAVEKARAVVQTRQQQLSLREHEASRRAALGPQAISAELRENAQINAGIARGELREAQAEAKVAELNLARSQVLAPRSGHITNLRLAEGNYVNAGQPVMALIDDSTFYVQAYFEETKLPRIRVGDPVKVWLMSAGHALEGHVESISRGITDRNTNPDAQLLAEVEPTFNWVRLAQRIPVRIKLDKVPEGVNLSAGMTASVQVREDQP from the coding sequence ATGCGTACTTCCGTACGTGTCGCCGTCACGCTGTGCATGGTGGCTGTGGCGATCTTCGCCGGCTTTCACCTGTGGCAGTACTACATGCTCACGCCCTGGACCCGTGATGCGCGGATCCGCGCCGACGTGGTGGTGATCGCCCCCGATGTGTCGGGCTGGGTGCGCGAGCTCAAGGCGGTGGATAACCAGCAGGTCAAGGCCGGTGATCTATTGCTGAGTATCGACCGCGAGCGTTTCGAGGCGGCGGTGGAGAAGGCCCGGGCCGTGGTCCAGACACGCCAGCAGCAACTGAGCCTGCGCGAACACGAAGCCAGTCGCCGCGCCGCCCTGGGGCCCCAGGCCATCAGTGCCGAACTGCGGGAAAACGCCCAGATCAACGCCGGCATCGCCCGCGGCGAACTGCGCGAAGCCCAGGCCGAGGCCAAGGTCGCCGAGCTCAACCTGGCCCGCAGCCAGGTCCTGGCCCCGCGCAGCGGCCACATCACCAACCTGCGCCTGGCCGAAGGCAACTACGTGAATGCCGGGCAGCCGGTGATGGCGCTGATCGACGACTCGACCTTCTATGTGCAGGCCTATTTCGAAGAAACCAAATTGCCCAGGATTCGTGTGGGCGATCCGGTCAAGGTCTGGCTGATGAGCGCCGGCCATGCCCTGGAGGGGCACGTGGAAAGCATCAGCCGCGGCATTACCGACCGCAACACCAACCCCGATGCGCAGTTGCTGGCGGAGGTGGAGCCGACCTTCAACTGGGTGCGCCTGGCCCAGCGGATCCCGGTGCGGATCAAGTTGGACAAGGTGCCGGAGGGGGTAAACCTGAGCGCCGGGATGACGGCGAGTGTGCAGGTGCGTGAAGACCAACCATAA
- a CDS encoding MaoC family dehydratase, giving the protein MTQVTNTPYEALEIGQTASYSKTVEERDIQLFAAMSGDHNPVHLDAEFAAASMFKERIAHGMFSGALISAAVACELPGPGTIYIGQQMSFQKPVKIGDTLTVRLEILEKLPKFRVRIATRVFNQRDELVVDGEAEILAPRKQQTVTLPTLPAITVG; this is encoded by the coding sequence ATGACCCAGGTTACCAACACCCCTTACGAAGCCCTCGAAATCGGCCAGACCGCCAGCTACAGCAAGACCGTCGAGGAACGCGACATCCAGCTGTTCGCGGCGATGTCGGGCGATCACAACCCGGTGCACCTGGACGCCGAATTCGCTGCGGCAAGCATGTTCAAGGAGCGCATCGCCCACGGCATGTTCAGCGGGGCGCTGATCAGCGCGGCGGTGGCGTGCGAGTTGCCTGGGCCGGGCACCATCTATATCGGCCAGCAGATGAGCTTCCAGAAGCCGGTGAAAATCGGCGACACCTTGACCGTACGCCTGGAAATCCTGGAAAAACTGCCGAAGTTTCGCGTGCGTATTGCTACGCGGGTGTTCAACCAACGCGACGAACTGGTGGTGGACGGCGAAGCCGAGATCCTCGCCCCGCGCAAGCAGCAGACCGTGACGTTGCCGACGCTGCCGGCGATCACTGTCGGTTGA
- a CDS encoding alpha/beta hydrolase → MIHQTFWLTATDHSRLFINQWLPDTAPLAVVMLAHGMAEHSGRYARLAQALCDEGYGVYALDLRGHGKTGEEAILGHFADEDGWAKVVGDLASLNHHIVHQHPDTPILLLGHSMGSYIAQGYLLHHSASLHGAILSGSNFQPLTLYRSARLIARFERRRQGATGRSALIEWLSFGSFNKKFKPTRTPFDWLSRDPAEVDKYVHDPLCGFRCTNQLWVDLLGGLQQISKASNLAQIDPGLPLLVIGGECDPVSEGKRLKDLADALRDAGSQHLQLTIYPQARHELFNETNRDEVTADMLAWIAQALNHKRPPRSE, encoded by the coding sequence ATGATCCACCAAACGTTCTGGCTGACCGCGACCGACCACAGCCGCCTGTTCATCAACCAATGGCTGCCCGACACCGCCCCGTTGGCGGTGGTCATGCTGGCCCACGGCATGGCCGAACACAGCGGCCGCTACGCGCGCCTGGCCCAGGCGCTGTGCGACGAAGGCTACGGTGTCTACGCGCTGGACCTGCGCGGCCATGGCAAGACCGGCGAGGAGGCGATTCTCGGCCACTTCGCCGACGAGGATGGCTGGGCCAAGGTCGTGGGCGACCTGGCCAGCCTCAATCACCACATCGTCCACCAACATCCTGATACACCCATTCTGCTGCTGGGCCACAGCATGGGCAGCTACATCGCCCAAGGTTACCTGCTGCATCACAGCGCCAGCCTGCACGGGGCGATACTCAGCGGTTCGAACTTTCAGCCGCTGACGCTCTACCGCAGCGCTCGCCTGATCGCCCGCTTCGAACGTCGGCGCCAGGGTGCGACGGGGCGCAGTGCCTTGATCGAGTGGCTGTCGTTCGGCAGTTTCAACAAGAAATTCAAACCCACGCGTACCCCTTTCGACTGGCTCAGTCGCGATCCGGCCGAAGTCGACAAATATGTCCACGACCCGCTGTGCGGCTTTCGCTGCACCAATCAACTGTGGGTCGACCTGCTCGGCGGCTTGCAGCAAATCAGCAAAGCGTCCAATCTCGCCCAGATCGATCCGGGCCTGCCCTTGCTGGTGATCGGCGGCGAATGTGATCCGGTGAGCGAAGGCAAGCGTCTGAAGGATCTGGCCGACGCCCTGCGCGACGCCGGCAGCCAACACCTGCAATTGACGATCTACCCGCAGGCCCGGCACGAATTGTTCAATGAAACCAACCGCGATGAAGTGACCGCCGACATGTTGGCCTGGATTGCCCAGGCCTTGAACCACAAGCGGCCGCCACGCAGCGAGTAG
- the fadD2 gene encoding long-chain-fatty-acid--CoA ligase FadD2: MQPDFWNDKRPAGVPLDVDLGAYKSVIEVFERSCKKFADRPAFSNMGVTLTYAELERYSAAFAGYLQTHTDLAPGDRIAVQMPNVLQYPIAVFGALRAGLVVVNTNPLYTAREMRHQFKDSGARALVYLNMFGQKVQEVLPDTDLQYLIEAKMGDLMPTAKGWLVNTMVSKVKKMVPAYSLPQAISFKSALRLGRGQGIKPLKVSLDDIAVLQYTGGTTGLAKGAMLTHGNLVANMQQARACLGQLGDDGHPLLREGQEVMIAPLPLYHIYAFTANCMCMMVTGNHNVLITNPRDIGGFIKELKNWRFSLLLGLNTLFVALMDHPDFKTLDFSHLKVTNSGGTALIKATAERWEQITGCGITEGYGLTETSPVASANPYGGKSRLGTVGMPVPGTLMKVIDDEGVEQPLGERGELCIKGPQIMKGYWNKPEATAEVLDSEGWFKSGDIAVIDPDGFVRIVDRKKDMIIVSGFNVYPNEIEDVVMAHPKVANCAVIGVPDERSGEAVKLFVVARESGVSLEELKAYCKENFTGYKIPKHIVLRDSLPMTPVGKILRRELREIA; encoded by the coding sequence ATGCAGCCTGATTTCTGGAATGACAAACGCCCGGCCGGCGTGCCCCTGGATGTCGACCTCGGGGCCTACAAGTCGGTGATCGAGGTGTTCGAGCGTTCCTGCAAGAAATTCGCCGACCGCCCGGCGTTCAGCAACATGGGAGTGACCCTCACCTATGCCGAACTCGAGCGCTACAGCGCAGCCTTCGCCGGTTACCTGCAAACCCATACCGACTTGGCGCCGGGTGATCGTATCGCGGTGCAGATGCCCAACGTCCTGCAGTACCCGATCGCCGTGTTCGGTGCCTTGCGCGCCGGGCTGGTCGTGGTCAACACCAACCCGTTGTACACCGCGCGGGAAATGCGCCATCAGTTCAAGGACTCCGGTGCCCGGGCGCTGGTGTACCTGAACATGTTCGGGCAGAAAGTCCAGGAGGTGTTGCCCGATACGGACCTGCAGTATTTGATCGAAGCGAAGATGGGTGACCTGATGCCCACCGCCAAGGGTTGGCTGGTCAACACAATGGTGAGCAAGGTCAAGAAAATGGTCCCGGCCTATTCGCTGCCCCAGGCCATTTCCTTCAAAAGCGCCTTGCGCCTGGGACGTGGCCAGGGCATCAAGCCACTGAAAGTCAGCCTTGACGACATTGCCGTGTTGCAATACACCGGCGGCACCACCGGGCTGGCGAAGGGCGCGATGCTGACCCACGGCAACCTGGTGGCCAACATGCAACAGGCCCGAGCCTGCCTGGGGCAGCTCGGCGATGACGGCCATCCATTGCTGCGCGAAGGCCAGGAGGTCATGATCGCGCCACTGCCGCTGTACCATATCTATGCATTCACGGCGAACTGCATGTGCATGATGGTGACCGGCAACCACAACGTGCTGATCACCAATCCGCGGGACATCGGCGGCTTCATCAAGGAACTGAAGAACTGGCGTTTCTCGTTGCTGCTGGGGCTCAACACGCTGTTCGTGGCGTTGATGGACCACCCGGATTTCAAGACCCTGGATTTTTCCCACCTCAAGGTCACCAATTCCGGCGGCACCGCGTTGATCAAGGCCACGGCTGAACGCTGGGAGCAGATCACCGGTTGCGGCATTACCGAGGGGTATGGCCTGACCGAAACCTCGCCGGTGGCGAGCGCCAATCCTTATGGCGGCAAATCCCGGCTGGGCACGGTGGGGATGCCGGTGCCGGGCACGCTGATGAAAGTGATCGACGACGAGGGCGTCGAGCAGCCCTTGGGCGAGCGCGGCGAGCTGTGCATCAAGGGCCCGCAGATCATGAAAGGCTACTGGAACAAGCCTGAGGCCACGGCTGAAGTGCTGGACAGCGAGGGCTGGTTCAAGTCCGGTGATATTGCGGTGATCGACCCGGATGGGTTCGTGCGCATCGTCGACCGCAAGAAGGACATGATCATCGTCTCGGGTTTCAATGTGTACCCCAACGAGATCGAAGACGTGGTGATGGCCCATCCCAAGGTGGCCAACTGCGCGGTGATCGGCGTGCCGGACGAGCGTTCAGGAGAGGCGGTGAAGTTGTTCGTGGTGGCCCGGGAAAGCGGGGTCAGCCTTGAAGAACTCAAGGCCTACTGCAAGGAGAACTTCACCGGCTACAAGATTCCCAAGCACATCGTGCTGCGGGACTCGTTGCCGATGACACCGGTGGGCAAGATCCTGCGGCGGGAGCTGCGGGAGATCGCCTGA
- a CDS encoding CsbD family protein, which translates to MGSTSDKVKGVANEAVGNIKQGVGKATDNDRMRAEGVVQEKKGEAQQTVGKAKDAVRKGVDEA; encoded by the coding sequence ATGGGTAGCACGAGCGATAAAGTGAAGGGCGTTGCCAACGAAGCCGTCGGCAACATCAAGCAAGGCGTTGGCAAGGCCACCGACAATGACCGCATGCGCGCCGAGGGCGTGGTACAGGAGAAAAAAGGTGAGGCCCAGCAAACCGTGGGCAAGGCCAAGGATGCAGTCAGGAAAGGCGTTGACGAGGCATAA
- a CDS encoding YihY/virulence factor BrkB family protein: protein MMFPALKGLPLHRVMMRTVTEFLDDEMSTYASALAYQMLFSLFPFILFLIALIGFLHLPDFFSWLRLQSELVLPPQALEQVNPVIDQLQQSKGGLLSVGIVIALWTASAGVRLMMSAMNAAYDVVEGRPAWKRFPLSIFYTVGIAGMLLAAAALMVLGPQVMGWIAAQVGLEEFIVTLWTIVRWPVIVILLMVAVALIYYVMPDVKQEFRFITPGSVLAVVVWIIASLGFAFYVKTFANYNAMYGSIGAIIVLLLYFYISAAVLLLGAEMNAVIEHMSTEGKDPGEKSPGEHEKQHVSGLGRDHSIPLTHPDEARP from the coding sequence ATGATGTTCCCGGCCTTGAAAGGCTTGCCCTTGCATCGTGTGATGATGCGCACCGTGACCGAGTTTCTCGACGACGAGATGTCGACCTACGCCTCGGCATTGGCCTACCAGATGCTGTTTTCGCTGTTTCCGTTCATTCTCTTTCTGATCGCGTTGATCGGCTTCCTGCACCTGCCGGACTTCTTCTCGTGGCTGCGCCTGCAATCGGAACTGGTGCTGCCGCCCCAGGCCCTGGAGCAGGTCAACCCGGTGATCGACCAACTCCAGCAATCCAAGGGCGGCTTGTTGTCGGTAGGTATCGTCATTGCCTTGTGGACCGCTTCGGCGGGCGTGCGGCTGATGATGAGCGCGATGAACGCCGCCTACGACGTCGTGGAAGGTCGTCCGGCCTGGAAGCGCTTTCCGCTGTCGATCTTCTACACCGTCGGCATCGCCGGCATGCTGCTGGCCGCCGCGGCGCTGATGGTGCTCGGGCCGCAGGTGATGGGCTGGATTGCGGCCCAGGTCGGCTTGGAAGAGTTCATCGTCACGCTCTGGACGATCGTGCGCTGGCCGGTGATCGTGATCTTGCTGATGGTCGCCGTGGCGCTGATCTATTACGTGATGCCCGACGTCAAGCAGGAGTTTCGCTTCATCACGCCGGGGTCGGTGCTGGCGGTGGTGGTCTGGATCATCGCCTCCCTGGGCTTCGCGTTTTACGTCAAGACCTTTGCCAACTACAACGCCATGTATGGCAGCATCGGCGCGATCATCGTGTTGTTGCTGTATTTCTATATTTCTGCGGCAGTGCTGTTGCTCGGCGCGGAGATGAATGCGGTGATCGAGCACATGTCCACCGAGGGCAAGGACCCCGGCGAAAAGAGCCCGGGCGAGCACGAAAAACAGCACGTGTCGGGCCTGGGCCGCGACCATTCCATTCCTCTCACCCACCCTGACGAAGCCCGACCATGA
- the def gene encoding peptide deformylase: protein MIRDILKMGDERLLRIAPPVPVEMFDSPELWQLIDDMFQTMESVGGVGLAAPQIGVDLQLVIFGFEHSERYPDAEAVPQTILINPLITPLGPQMEEGFEGCLSVPGLRGAVERYQHIRYEGFDPKGEPIVRYASGFHARVVQHECDHLIGRLYPSRITDFSKFGFTEVMFPDLDPTADD, encoded by the coding sequence ATGATCCGTGACATCCTGAAAATGGGCGATGAACGCCTGCTGCGCATCGCCCCGCCGGTGCCCGTCGAAATGTTCGACAGCCCAGAGTTGTGGCAATTGATCGACGACATGTTCCAGACCATGGAAAGCGTTGGCGGTGTCGGTCTGGCGGCGCCGCAGATCGGTGTCGACCTGCAACTGGTGATCTTCGGCTTCGAGCACAGCGAGCGTTACCCCGACGCCGAGGCTGTGCCCCAGACCATCCTGATCAACCCGCTGATCACCCCCCTGGGCCCGCAGATGGAAGAGGGCTTCGAAGGTTGCCTGTCGGTGCCGGGCCTGCGCGGTGCGGTCGAGCGCTACCAGCACATCCGCTACGAAGGCTTCGATCCCAAGGGCGAGCCGATCGTGCGTTATGCGTCGGGCTTTCATGCGCGGGTGGTGCAGCATGAATGCGATCACCTGATCGGGCGCTTGTACCCGTCGCGCATCACGGATTTCAGTAAGTTCGGGTTTACCGAGGTGATGTTTCCCGATCTAGATCCGACTGCAGACGATTGA
- a CDS encoding GNAT family N-acetyltransferase translates to MPEIHYAALEASLWPLMNKFYRAHQSSMKAVRDAQLWVARRDEIVAALCLRPVSGGHWLTGLFVDPAYRVQGVAARLIAEAVKDVDEPVWLFCHPDLRGFYERRGFSFNPELPYAMAERLSRYARSKPMIAMGLVPTKP, encoded by the coding sequence ATGCCTGAAATCCATTACGCCGCGCTCGAAGCATCGCTTTGGCCGCTGATGAACAAGTTCTATCGCGCCCACCAATCCTCGATGAAAGCCGTGCGTGACGCGCAGCTTTGGGTGGCGCGGCGCGATGAGATCGTCGCCGCCCTGTGCCTGCGGCCGGTGTCGGGCGGGCATTGGTTGACGGGGTTGTTCGTCGACCCGGCGTACCGCGTACAGGGCGTTGCAGCGCGGTTGATCGCCGAGGCGGTGAAAGACGTGGACGAGCCTGTGTGGCTGTTCTGCCACCCGGACTTGCGTGGTTTTTATGAGCGGCGCGGTTTCAGCTTCAATCCTGAACTGCCCTATGCGATGGCTGAGCGTCTGAGCCGGTATGCGCGTAGCAAGCCGATGATTGCGATGGGGTTGGTGCCCACAAAACCCTGA
- a CDS encoding LacI family DNA-binding transcriptional regulator, which produces MTASKNDKNTRTTGRPTLNEVARLAGVSPITASRALRGVSTVAAELVEKVRQAAMELNYVVNPAARALASAQSHSVVVLVPSLSNLLFIDTLEAIHRVLRPKGFEVVIGNYHYSRDEEEDLLRNYMAYQPRGLLLTGFDRTESARRMIEASNIPCVYMMELDPGAGLNCVGFSQLKAGETAAEHLIYKGRKRLAYIGAQLDQRTLLRGEGFRRALQNAGLYDPDLEVLTPRPSSVGLGGELFLQLLDSHPDVDAIFFGNDDLAHGALFEALRCGIKIPEQVSVLGFNDLPASAHMVPRLSSISTPREAIGRRAAEQMLTLMAGNRIAQPVVDLGFELKVREST; this is translated from the coding sequence ATGACCGCCTCTAAAAACGATAAGAATACTCGCACCACCGGTCGCCCTACGCTCAATGAAGTCGCACGCCTGGCCGGTGTCAGCCCCATCACCGCCTCCCGTGCCCTGCGTGGCGTCAGCACCGTCGCCGCAGAGCTGGTGGAAAAAGTCCGCCAGGCCGCCATGGAACTCAACTACGTCGTCAATCCCGCCGCCCGCGCCCTGGCTTCGGCCCAGAGCCATTCGGTGGTGGTGCTGGTGCCGTCGCTGTCCAACCTGTTGTTCATCGACACCCTGGAAGCCATTCATCGGGTGCTGCGGCCCAAGGGCTTCGAAGTAGTGATCGGCAACTACCACTACTCCCGGGACGAGGAAGAAGACCTGTTGCGCAACTACATGGCCTATCAGCCACGGGGCTTGCTGCTGACCGGTTTCGACCGCACCGAAAGCGCCCGACGCATGATCGAGGCCAGCAACATTCCGTGCGTGTACATGATGGAACTGGACCCCGGTGCCGGGCTCAACTGCGTCGGTTTCTCCCAGCTCAAGGCCGGCGAAACGGCGGCCGAGCACTTGATTTACAAGGGCCGCAAGCGCCTGGCCTACATCGGCGCGCAACTGGATCAGCGCACCCTGCTGCGCGGCGAAGGCTTTCGTCGCGCCCTGCAAAACGCCGGGTTGTACGATCCAGACCTGGAAGTGCTGACACCGCGTCCATCATCGGTGGGCCTGGGTGGCGAATTGTTCCTGCAATTGCTCGACAGCCACCCGGACGTCGATGCGATCTTCTTCGGCAACGACGACCTGGCCCACGGCGCCTTGTTCGAGGCATTGCGCTGCGGCATCAAGATCCCCGAGCAGGTCTCGGTCCTGGGCTTCAACGACCTGCCCGCCTCGGCCCACATGGTGCCGCGCCTGAGCAGCATCAGCACCCCAAGGGAAGCCATCGGCCGCCGCGCCGCCGAACAGATGCTGACGCTGATGGCCGGCAACCGCATCGCCCAACCGGTGGTGGACCTGGGCTTTGAACTCAAGGTTCGCGAAAGCACCTGA
- a CDS encoding gluconokinase — protein sequence MNNPITALVIMGVAGCGKTCVSQALCQLSGATAIEGDTFHPAANIQKMSAGIPLNDDDRAGWLDSLCDELRRVDATGERPVLTCSALKHSYRERLRSALPGLGFVFLELTPEVAADRVSHRPGHFMPSTLIDSQFATLESPVGEPLTLALDASSHSVDELAQQAYVWWLAHGLKLAS from the coding sequence ATGAACAATCCCATCACCGCCCTGGTCATCATGGGCGTTGCCGGTTGCGGCAAAACTTGCGTCAGCCAGGCCCTGTGCCAATTGAGCGGCGCCACCGCCATCGAAGGCGACACGTTCCACCCCGCGGCCAACATCCAGAAGATGAGCGCCGGTATCCCCTTGAACGACGACGACCGTGCCGGCTGGCTTGACAGCCTGTGCGACGAGTTGCGCCGTGTCGACGCCACGGGCGAGCGCCCGGTGCTGACCTGCTCGGCCCTCAAGCACAGTTATCGCGAGCGTCTGCGCAGCGCCTTGCCGGGCCTGGGCTTCGTATTCCTTGAATTGACCCCCGAAGTGGCTGCCGACCGGGTTTCCCACCGTCCCGGCCATTTCATGCCGTCGACCCTGATCGACAGCCAGTTCGCCACCCTTGAATCCCCTGTCGGCGAGCCCCTGACCCTGGCTCTGGACGCGTCCAGCCACAGCGTTGACGAACTGGCACAGCAGGCTTACGTCTGGTGGTTGGCCCACGGTTTGAAGCTTGCCAGCTGA
- a CDS encoding GntP family permease yields MFGMSHETFLLLDAVVTVIGLIVLITKFKFHPFIALTIAAAFLGLTSGMPTGTIIKAFQDGFGGVLGFVGIILALGTMLGKMMAESGGADQIAQTLIRAFGKDKVQWAMMFAAFLVGIPLFFEIGFVLLIPLVFIVARRTGVSIIKIGIPLLAGLSAVHGLVPPHPGPLLAIGIFGADIGKTILYGLIVALPTAIIAGPIFGTFIAKHIPGHPNQELVDQLARETNSAELPSFSITLITVLSPVFLMLLKTFADVALPDGNLFRVWMDMIGHPISALLLALLLSLYTFGYKQGIGSSQMLKWLDASLAPTAAIILIIGAGGGFKQMLVTSGVGDVIGHMAVSAQISPILLAWLVAAVIRIATGSATVATITGAGIVVPVVGMMPGVNRELLVLATGAGSLILSHVNDAGFWLVKQYFNMTVAETFKTWTAMETILSVVGLIFILLLSLVV; encoded by the coding sequence ATGTTCGGCATGTCCCACGAGACGTTCCTACTGCTAGATGCAGTGGTCACGGTGATCGGACTCATCGTCCTCATCACCAAGTTCAAATTCCACCCGTTCATTGCACTGACCATCGCCGCCGCGTTCCTCGGCCTGACGTCGGGCATGCCGACCGGCACCATCATCAAGGCGTTCCAGGACGGCTTCGGTGGCGTGCTGGGCTTTGTCGGCATCATCCTGGCGCTGGGCACGATGCTCGGCAAGATGATGGCCGAGTCGGGCGGGGCCGATCAGATCGCCCAGACCCTGATCCGCGCTTTCGGCAAGGACAAGGTGCAGTGGGCCATGATGTTCGCCGCGTTCCTGGTGGGCATCCCGCTGTTCTTCGAAATCGGCTTCGTACTGCTGATCCCGCTGGTGTTCATCGTTGCGCGTCGCACCGGCGTGTCGATCATCAAGATCGGTATTCCGTTGCTGGCCGGCCTTTCCGCAGTCCACGGCCTGGTGCCGCCGCACCCGGGGCCGCTGTTGGCGATCGGCATATTTGGCGCTGATATTGGCAAGACCATTCTTTACGGCCTGATCGTCGCGCTGCCGACCGCCATCATTGCCGGGCCGATTTTCGGTACGTTCATTGCCAAGCACATCCCCGGCCATCCTAACCAGGAGCTGGTGGACCAACTGGCCCGCGAGACGAACTCTGCCGAGCTGCCAAGTTTCAGCATCACCCTGATCACCGTGCTGTCGCCGGTGTTCCTGATGCTGCTCAAGACCTTTGCTGACGTAGCGCTGCCGGACGGCAATCTCTTCCGTGTCTGGATGGACATGATCGGCCACCCGATCTCGGCCTTGCTGTTGGCGCTGTTGCTGTCGCTGTACACCTTCGGCTACAAGCAGGGCATCGGTTCCAGCCAAATGCTCAAATGGCTGGACGCCAGCCTCGCGCCGACCGCCGCGATCATCCTGATCATCGGTGCCGGTGGTGGCTTCAAGCAGATGCTGGTCACCAGCGGCGTGGGTGATGTGATCGGTCACATGGCGGTGAGTGCGCAGATCTCGCCGATTCTGCTGGCCTGGCTGGTGGCGGCAGTGATTCGGATTGCGACGGGTTCGGCGACGGTGGCGACCATTACCGGTGCCGGGATCGTGGTGCCGGTGGTGGGGATGATGCCGGGTGTGAACCGTGAGCTGCTGGTGCTGGCGACCGGTGCCGGTTCGTTGATCCTGTCCCACGTCAACGATGCGGGCTTCTGGCTGGTCAAGCAGTACTTCAACATGACCGTGGCCGAGACCTTCAAGACCTGGACCGCGATGGAAACCATCCTGTCGGTGGTGGGGTTGATCTTTATCCTGCTGCTGTCGCTGGTGGTCTAA
- the alaC gene encoding alanine transaminase, translating into MAEQGSPRRFARIDRLPPYVFNITAELKMAARRRGEDIIDLSMGNPDGATPPHIVEKLVTVAQREDTHGYSTSKGIPRLRRAISRWYKDRYEVDIDPETEAIVTIGSKEGLAHLMLATLDQGDTVLVPNPSYPIHIYGAVIAGAQVRSVPLVPGVDFFDELERAIRGSIPKPKMMILGFPSNPTAQCVELDFFERVIALAKQYDVLVIHDLAYADIVYDGWKAPSIMQVPGAKDIAVEFFTLSKSYNMAGWRIGFMVGNPELVNALARIKSYHDYGTFTPLQVAAIAALEGDQQCVRDIAEQYRQRRNVLVKGLHELGWMVENPKASMYVWAKIPEAYAHLGSLEFAKKLLAEAKVCVSPGVGFGEYGDDHVRFALIENQDRIRQAVRGIRGMFRADGLVSKPNA; encoded by the coding sequence ATGGCCGAACAAGGTTCGCCGCGCCGCTTTGCGCGCATCGATCGACTCCCCCCGTATGTATTCAATATCACTGCCGAGCTGAAGATGGCTGCGCGTCGGCGCGGCGAAGACATCATCGACTTGAGCATGGGTAACCCCGACGGCGCCACGCCCCCGCACATCGTGGAAAAACTGGTCACCGTCGCCCAGCGTGAAGACACCCACGGCTATTCCACCTCCAAAGGCATCCCGCGCCTGCGCCGCGCTATTTCGCGCTGGTACAAGGACCGCTATGAGGTGGACATCGACCCGGAAACCGAAGCCATTGTCACCATTGGCTCCAAGGAAGGCCTGGCCCACCTGATGCTCGCGACCCTGGACCAAGGCGACACGGTGCTGGTGCCCAACCCCAGCTATCCGATTCACATCTACGGCGCGGTGATCGCCGGCGCCCAGGTGCGTTCGGTGCCGCTGGTGCCAGGGGTGGATTTCTTCGACGAACTGGAGCGGGCCATCCGCGGCTCGATTCCCAAGCCGAAGATGATGATCCTCGGCTTCCCCTCCAACCCCACTGCCCAGTGCGTGGAGCTGGACTTCTTCGAGCGGGTCATCGCCCTGGCCAAGCAGTACGACGTGCTGGTGATCCACGACCTGGCCTACGCCGACATCGTCTATGACGGCTGGAAAGCCCCGTCGATCATGCAAGTACCCGGCGCGAAAGACATCGCGGTGGAGTTCTTCACCCTGTCCAAGAGCTACAACATGGCCGGCTGGCGCATCGGTTTCATGGTGGGCAACCCGGAACTGGTCAACGCCCTGGCGCGGATCAAGAGCTACCACGACTACGGCACCTTCACCCCGCTGCAAGTGGCCGCCATCGCCGCCCTCGAAGGCGACCAGCAATGCGTGCGCGACATCGCCGAGCAATACCGCCAGCGCCGCAATGTGCTGGTCAAAGGCCTGCATGAACTGGGCTGGATGGTGGAAAATCCCAAGGCCTCGATGTACGTCTGGGCGAAGATTCCCGAGGCCTACGCGCACCTGGGTTCGTTGGAATTCGCCAAGAAGCTGCTGGCCGAAGCCAAGGTCTGCGTCTCGCCAGGGGTGGGGTTCGGGGAATATGGGGACGATCACGTGCGCTTTGCGCTGATCGAGAACCAGGACCGGATTCGCCAGGCGGTGCGTGGGATCCGCGGGATGTTTCGGGCGGATGGGTTGGTAAGCAAACCTAACGCTTGA